Proteins from one Oenanthe melanoleuca isolate GR-GAL-2019-014 chromosome 1, OMel1.0, whole genome shotgun sequence genomic window:
- the LOC130256905 gene encoding hemoglobin subunit beta-like isoform X1, with protein MVHWTAEEKQLITGLWAKVNVEECGAEALARLLIVYPWTQRFFDNFGNLSSPTAILGNPKVRAHGRKVLTSFGEAVRNLDSIKKTFSQLSELHCEKLHVDPENFRLLGDILVIVLAAHFGQDFSPACQATWQKLVGLVAHALALKYH; from the exons aTGGTGCACTGGACAGCCGAGGAGAAGCAGCTCATCACCGGCCTCTGGGCCAAGGTCAACGTGGAGGAGTGTGGGGCCGAGGCTCTGGCCAG gctgctgaTCGTCTATCCCTGGACCCAGAGGTTCTTTGACAACTTCGGGAACCTGTCCAGCCCCACGGCCATCCTTGGCAACCCCAAGGTGCGTGCCCACGGCAGGAAGGTGCTGACCTCCTTCGGGGAGGCCGTCAGGAACCTGGACAGCATCAAGAAAACCTTTTCCCAGCTGTCTGAGCTGCACTGTGAGAAGCTGCACGTGGACCCCGAGAACTTCAGG ctcctgggtgaCATCCTGGTCATCGTGCTGGCCGCCCACTTCGGCCAGGACttcagccctgcctgccaggcCACCTGGCAGAAGCTGGTGGGGCTGGTGGCCCACGCCCTGGCCCTCAAGTACCACTGA